From the Mycoplasma putrefaciens KS1 genome, the window TATTGTGCCTCTTCTTTTTAATTATCATATAACAGCGATTGACTATGTTTAATTCTTATCTAATCATGAAAATATCTTAAAAGCTCATCAGTATAAGTTTCATCGGTATTATGAGTAATTAGTGTTGGTAGAATTTGCATTCCTTCGTTTCCTTGATAAATGCCATCAATTAAAATAGTTTTAGCGTCTTGGTCTGGTTTTGATTGTACTAACATCATTCTTTTAGGATAAATATGATATTTATAAAATAAATTAATGATTTCTCCGACTCTTTCAGCACGATGAACAATTGTAAAATTGCCACCATTTTTTAAACACTTACTTGCACAATAAATAATTTCTTCTAATGTGATTAAAGTTTCGTGTCTTGCATTAACAACTTCTTGAGAAATTTTTTTTAACTTAGGTTTACCATCCATTTTAAAAAAAGGTGGATTACAAATTACTAAATCAAACACTTGATTATGAGTTTTTGCAAAATGTTTAATATCATCACAAACAATTTCTATTTGATTAGATAAGTTATTTAATCAAATATTTTGTTGTGCTAATTCGGCTGCTTTTGGTTGTATTTCTACTCCAATTATCTTAGCTTTTGTGTACTTACTAATAATTAAAGGAATTACGGCATTATTAGTTCCAAAATCAACAATCATCTTTCTTTTACTTGTTAAATTAGCAAATCTAGCTACCAAAACACTATCTAATGTAAAGTTAAACATTTCACTATCTTGATATAATTTTCTATTTTTATATCCAAGCAGATCATTTAATACTTTCATTAGATTTCCTCACAAATTCTAATTAGATAATTATCAATTGCTACTGTAGTTATTGGTAAAAATTTAAGATCATCTAAAAATTCTAAAGTCGGTTCTATTAAGTTATAAAACTTATGAATTATAGTTTTGTGATAAGCATCAGTTACTAACTTAATCTGTTCTTCTCTTGTCATTGATTTTAATTGATTATTAAATAATAAAATTTGCTCTTTATTTTTACTAATTAGTAATTGTTCAAAAACATTAATTTCAGAATTTAAAGTTCTTTTATTTTCAATATTAATTAGCTGACATCTAGATAAAATGGTAGTTAGTATTTCGCTATAATTATTTGTTAATAAAAATCCATAGGTATTTACAGGAGGTTCTTCTAAAAATTTTAAAATTGAATTAGCTGCTGAGCTCTTCAAATTTTCAGCATTTCTAATTATGAAGAATTTTAAATTTTGTTCACCAGTTGCTGATAAACTCATTTTTTCTATTAGCTCATTAACTTCTTTATTAGTAATAGCAACACTACTATTACCAATAAACATGACATCAATGTGTTTGTTTTCTAAAACTTGTTTTTTGATTTTTTCAAAATTATAGTTAGCAGAATTTTTACAAAAAGCATATGCAATAGTTTCACTAATAATTTCTAAGCCAATCTCATTGTTATTAGTGTTTAAAATGATATTTGAAAACAAATTATTATTATCTATCATTTGTTTTAATCTATTAAGTACTTGTTCTTTTTTCATTTTCTTTAATTTTTTCTAAAATGAATTCTAATGCTTGTTTTGAGACTATATCTAAAGTTTTAGATGCATCAATCACTTTAATTCGATCAGGATTTTTTTTAATTAGCGTCTTATATCCTTGATAAACTTTTTGCTTAAAATCTTTTTTTTCTTTATCTAAACGGTTTTTAGTAGTTTTTCCTCTAATGTTTATTCTAGCTTCAGCAAGGTCAAATGAAATATCAAAAAATAAGGTTAAGTCTGGTATGCAATCTCCTAAAACGGTATTTTGAATACGATCTACATTTTCAACTCCAATTTCTCTAGCACTACCTTGGTATGCGCTAGTTGAATCTATAAATCTATCTGAAATAACAATAATATTATTTTTAAGTGCAGGTTTAATTACTTTTTCTAGATGTTCTTTTCTTGCAGCAATAAATAGTAATGCTTCAGTTCAAGGATTAATTGTTAAATTGTTATTATCTAAAAGGATTTTTCGTATTTGTTCAGCTATCAACTCTCCACCAGGTTCACGAGTAACTAAAACTTTATAACCCATTTTTTCTAGTTCTGATTTAACATCCAATAAGGCTGTGGTTTTACCACTTCCATCTATTCCTTCAAATGTAATAAACATATGCTATTCTCCATATTTTTTTCTATTGTTAAAAGCATTTTCTAATGTGTATTCGTCCATATAATCCAAACTTGCTCCCATTGGTATTCCTTTAGCAAGCCTAGTAACTTTAATGTTTTGTTCAGATAGCAATTTATTTAAATAATTTGCTGTTAATTCACCTTCAAAAGTAGCATTTAAAGCTAAGATCACTTCAGAATTAGAGTTGATTCTTTCTAATAATTTATTAACATTTAGTTTATCTGGGGTGATATTTCTATTTAAATTGATTTCTCCATTTAAGATATGATAAACACCTTTATATTTATTAATTGTTTCAATATTTTTAGCATCAAGTATTGAGCTAACCACACAAATAGAATCAGTATTTCTTTTTTGTAAATCACAAACTAAGCATTGCTTGTCTTCTGACAAATAACCACAAATTTTACATATTGAAATATGTTCTTTTAATAAAATTAACTGATCAATAAATTCTTCTAATTTATTTTTACTCATGATTAAATCACTTAATAATCTTTCTGAAGTTTTTTTAGTTAAACCTTTAGTATTTTTGATTTTTTCAACTATTTTGTCAAATAATACTTCTGACATCTTAATCACCTATTATAAAGTCATCATCACCAAACAACACTTTGGCTTTACTAATTAAATCTTCAGTTTTTTGATCAGTTGTTGATTGATTAGAAAAATACTTACTTTTTATTTGTTCAAATGTTATCTTATTGTATTGTGGCAATTTATTTTTTGACTTTAAGTCGCTAAAAATTGTAAATAGTTCCTTTTTTTTAATATCATCAATTGCAAAAATAAAATATGGTTTTTTAAATCAAATTTTAATGAAGTTTAAAAGTTGTTCATCTAACATTAATTGATTAATTAAATTAGCTTGTGCTTTAGTTGGTGTTTTTAAAATTATTACGCTATCAGTAACAGTCATTATTTTTGTGTTCAACAACATGTACAAATTATTAGCTTGGGTGCTGTTAATTAATAATTCATTTTCTGAAGTTGAAAATAATTCATCAAATAAGTAATCAATTTTATTTTTTTCTTCTTTAAATTCTTTTGTTGCCACTAAGAAATTAATTAAATCAATGTTATCAATTAATAAAGTTGACTGAGTTGATAAAAAGTCTCATAGTCTATTATCTAATTTATCTTTTAAATCAGTAATAGTTAAGCAAAGATCATCTTTACTATCTTGAACAATCTCAATTTTAGGTTTTATAAACTTTGTGCGGTTGCTTGGTTGTGAATCTTGAGTAATTGTTACACTTTTTTGTTCAATATGTGGCTGTTTTTTATTAGCATTTTTTTCAATTTCTTTAAATTCAGCAACTAAATTTTCTGTTAAATTTTGATGAGAATTTTGTATTGAATTATCTGATAAACTGGTACTAGTGTTATTTACAGTTCTGTTAATTGATTTTAATAAACTTAATAACAAGTAGTTGTAACTTATATTTGAATTTCTAGTTTTAGAATAAGCATCAGCCAGATTATCAGCTAAAACAAAGATCTTTTCTAATTTTTGATCATCAAATAATCTAACATCATCAATACCTAGTACACTTAAAAAATTCGTTTTATTAGTTAATTTATATTCAACAATTTCCTTAATAATTTCAATGATACCTAAAGCAAATACATCTCAATTCATTGCTTGATCATTTGCTTTTTCAAAATAAGAAATAATAAATTCTGGATTATCATCTAAAGTTTGTTTAACTATTTGAAGCTGTTCTTTTTTAGTCGC encodes:
- the tmk gene encoding dTMP kinase yields the protein MFITFEGIDGSGKTTALLDVKSELEKMGYKVLVTREPGGELIAEQIRKILLDNNNLTINPWTEALLFIAARKEHLEKVIKPALKNNIIVISDRFIDSTSAYQGSAREIGVENVDRIQNTVLGDCIPDLTLFFDISFDLAEARINIRGKTTKNRLDKEKKDFKQKVYQGYKTLIKKNPDRIKVIDASKTLDIVSKQALEFILEKIKENEKRTST
- a CDS encoding DNA polymerase III subunit delta — encoded protein: MKKEQVLNRLKQMIDNNNLFSNIILNTNNNEIGLEIISETIAYAFCKNSANYNFEKIKKQVLENKHIDVMFIGNSSVAITNKEVNELIEKMSLSATGEQNLKFFIIRNAENLKSSAANSILKFLEEPPVNTYGFLLTNNYSEILTTILSRCQLINIENKRTLNSEINVFEQLLISKNKEQILLFNNQLKSMTREEQIKLVTDAYHKTIIHKFYNLIEPTLEFLDDLKFLPITTVAIDNYLIRICEEI
- the recR gene encoding recombination mediator RecR yields the protein MSEVLFDKIVEKIKNTKGLTKKTSERLLSDLIMSKNKLEEFIDQLILLKEHISICKICGYLSEDKQCLVCDLQKRNTDSICVVSSILDAKNIETINKYKGVYHILNGEINLNRNITPDKLNVNKLLERINSNSEVILALNATFEGELTANYLNKLLSEQNIKVTRLAKGIPMGASLDYMDEYTLENAFNNRKKYGE
- the dnaX gene encoding DNA polymerase III subunit gamma/tau encodes the protein MKSNKQSLYRIYRPKDFLNVAGHKNVIEILKNQIKDDKISHALLFAGQRGTGKTSVARIFAKTINCLQLQDFNACDKCSNCILANDSKSSDIVEIDAASNNGVDEIREIKNSVLTMPLNSKYKVYIIDEVHMLTKQAFNALLKTLEEPPVHTVFILATTEFAKIPQTILSRCQIFNFTKIDKHSLIQRLSYICREEEFEIDQEVLNEIYYLSDGALRDAINILEQLMLISDKQITINNLKSIFLIATKKEQLQIVKQTLDDNPEFIISYFEKANDQAMNWDVFALGIIEIIKEIVEYKLTNKTNFLSVLGIDDVRLFDDQKLEKIFVLADNLADAYSKTRNSNISYNYLLLSLLKSINRTVNNTSTSLSDNSIQNSHQNLTENLVAEFKEIEKNANKKQPHIEQKSVTITQDSQPSNRTKFIKPKIEIVQDSKDDLCLTITDLKDKLDNRLWDFLSTQSTLLIDNIDLINFLVATKEFKEEKNKIDYLFDELFSTSENELLINSTQANNLYMLLNTKIMTVTDSVIILKTPTKAQANLINQLMLDEQLLNFIKIWFKKPYFIFAIDDIKKKELFTIFSDLKSKNKLPQYNKITFEQIKSKYFSNQSTTDQKTEDLISKAKVLFGDDDFIIGD
- a CDS encoding tRNA1(Val) (adenine(37)-N6)-methyltransferase, giving the protein MKVLNDLLGYKNRKLYQDSEMFNFTLDSVLVARFANLTSKRKMIVDFGTNNAVIPLIISKYTKAKIIGVEIQPKAAELAQQNIWLNNLSNQIEIVCDDIKHFAKTHNQVFDLVICNPPFFKMDGKPKLKKISQEVVNARHETLITLEEIIYCASKCLKNGGNFTIVHRAERVGEIINLFYKYHIYPKRMMLVQSKPDQDAKTILIDGIYQGNEGMQILPTLITHNTDETYTDELLRYFHD